One Arthrobacter sp. StoSoilB19 DNA window includes the following coding sequences:
- the ileS gene encoding isoleucine--tRNA ligase, with amino-acid sequence MTFYPKASASSTSSKGSAGVSASVKFPEIEERILKYWDQDGTFQASIDQRSADVPGGEPGSNEFVFYDGPPFANGLPHYGHLLTGYAKDLVGRYQTQRGKRVERRFGWDTHGLPAELEAMKQLGMTDKTQIEAMGIDKFNDACRASVMKYADEWRSYVTRQARWVDFDNDYKTLNVEYMESVLWAFKQLHDKGLTYNGYRVLPYCWKDETPLSNHELRMDDDVYKNRQDQTVTVTFPILAGDSELSKKLAGVQALAWTTTPWTLPTNAALAVGPSITYAVLPAGPNGIKAASADAPVTGSFLLAADLLGAYAKDLGYDSFEDAEAAVVSTHSGAELEGLAYQRLWDDFADNEKYGMENAWRFVVADYVTTTDGTGVVHQAPAYGEDDQKVCEEAGIPVVLSVDEGAKFLPLFKHGDLHDIAGLQVFEANKPITQVLRAQGRLVRQASYEHSYPHCWRCRNPLIYRAVSSWYVEVTKFKDRMSELNQEINWIPGNVKDGQFGKWLENARDWSISRNRFWGSPIPVWQSTDPEYPRTDVYGSLAEIEADFGRLPLNKDGEVDLHRPFIDELTRPNPDDPRTPEEGQSVMRRVEDVLDVWFDSGSMPYGQVHYPFENEAWFNTHNPADFIVEYIGQTRGWFYMLHILSTALFDRPAFRNVISHGIVLGSDGQKMSKSLRNYPDVSEVLDRDGSDAMRWFLMSSPILRGGNLIVTEQGIRDGVRQVILPLWNVYSFFTLYTNAANGGAGYDAKLRYEGYRDTLDQYLLANTGDLVRSMTAQLDTYDISGACDSLRSYLDMLTNWYVRRSRQRFFDEDQDAFDALFTALETVTRAAASLLPLVSEEIWRGLTGGRSVHLADWPDADLFPANPSLVETMDRIQQICSTGSSLRKAANLRVRLPLQELTVVAPGADALQGFAAVVADELNLRSVRLLDAATASPEEFGIQQKLVVNARAAGPRLGKNVQVAIKGSKSGDWSVDDAGVVTAGGLQLEPQEYTLETVVAGSGGASAAVAVLPGGGFVVLNTEVTPELEAEGLARDMVRAIQQARKDAGLNVSDRIRTTVTAPGNVVDALLANAELVKGETLTVDLVAEPGTVSEPAVAVEKVEA; translated from the coding sequence ATGACGTTTTACCCCAAGGCCTCAGCCTCCAGCACCTCCTCCAAAGGCAGCGCCGGCGTTTCCGCCTCCGTGAAGTTCCCGGAGATCGAAGAGCGCATCCTGAAGTACTGGGACCAGGACGGCACCTTCCAGGCCAGCATTGACCAGCGCAGCGCCGACGTCCCCGGCGGGGAGCCGGGCAGCAACGAATTCGTGTTCTACGACGGCCCGCCGTTCGCCAACGGCCTGCCCCACTACGGCCACCTCCTCACCGGCTACGCCAAGGACTTGGTTGGCCGCTACCAGACCCAGCGCGGCAAGCGCGTGGAACGCCGTTTCGGTTGGGACACCCACGGCCTGCCCGCCGAGCTGGAGGCCATGAAACAGCTGGGGATGACGGACAAGACCCAGATCGAGGCCATGGGCATCGACAAGTTCAACGACGCCTGCCGCGCGTCCGTCATGAAGTACGCCGATGAGTGGCGCAGCTACGTCACCCGGCAGGCCCGGTGGGTGGACTTCGACAACGACTACAAGACACTCAATGTCGAGTACATGGAGTCGGTCCTCTGGGCGTTCAAGCAGCTGCATGACAAGGGCCTGACGTACAACGGCTACCGGGTGCTGCCGTACTGCTGGAAAGACGAAACCCCGCTGTCCAACCATGAGCTGCGAATGGACGACGACGTCTACAAGAACCGCCAGGACCAGACCGTCACCGTCACCTTCCCCATCCTTGCGGGGGATTCGGAACTGTCCAAGAAACTTGCCGGCGTGCAGGCGCTCGCCTGGACCACCACCCCCTGGACGCTGCCCACCAACGCCGCGCTCGCCGTCGGGCCTTCCATCACGTACGCCGTGCTGCCCGCCGGTCCCAACGGCATCAAGGCCGCCTCGGCCGACGCCCCGGTCACGGGCAGCTTCCTGCTCGCGGCGGACCTCCTGGGCGCCTACGCCAAGGACCTCGGCTACGACAGCTTCGAGGACGCGGAAGCCGCCGTGGTGTCCACCCACTCCGGCGCCGAACTGGAAGGCCTGGCATACCAGCGGCTCTGGGACGACTTTGCCGACAACGAAAAGTACGGCATGGAGAACGCCTGGCGGTTCGTAGTGGCTGACTACGTCACCACCACCGACGGAACCGGCGTGGTGCACCAGGCGCCCGCCTACGGTGAAGACGACCAGAAAGTCTGCGAGGAGGCCGGCATTCCCGTGGTGCTCTCCGTGGACGAGGGTGCCAAATTCCTGCCGTTGTTCAAGCACGGCGACCTCCACGACATCGCGGGCCTGCAGGTCTTCGAGGCCAACAAGCCCATCACCCAAGTGCTCCGCGCCCAGGGCAGGCTGGTCCGGCAGGCCAGCTACGAGCACAGCTACCCGCACTGCTGGCGCTGCCGCAACCCGCTGATCTACCGTGCGGTGTCCTCCTGGTATGTGGAGGTCACCAAGTTCAAGGACCGGATGTCCGAACTGAACCAGGAGATCAACTGGATCCCGGGGAACGTCAAGGATGGCCAGTTCGGCAAATGGCTGGAGAACGCCCGCGACTGGTCCATCAGCCGGAACCGCTTCTGGGGCAGCCCCATCCCCGTGTGGCAGTCAACGGATCCCGAATACCCGCGCACCGACGTCTACGGTTCCCTGGCCGAGATCGAGGCGGACTTCGGCCGGCTGCCCCTGAACAAGGACGGCGAGGTGGACCTCCACCGGCCGTTCATCGACGAGCTCACCAGGCCCAACCCGGACGATCCCCGCACCCCCGAAGAGGGCCAGTCCGTGATGCGCCGCGTCGAGGACGTCCTGGACGTCTGGTTCGACTCCGGCTCCATGCCCTACGGACAGGTGCACTACCCGTTCGAAAACGAAGCCTGGTTCAACACGCACAACCCCGCGGATTTCATCGTGGAGTACATCGGCCAGACCCGCGGCTGGTTCTATATGCTGCACATCCTGTCCACCGCACTGTTTGACCGGCCGGCGTTCCGCAACGTCATCAGCCATGGCATTGTGCTTGGATCCGACGGCCAGAAAATGTCCAAGAGCCTGCGCAACTACCCGGACGTCTCCGAGGTCCTGGACCGCGACGGCTCCGACGCCATGCGCTGGTTCCTCATGTCCAGTCCCATCCTCCGGGGCGGCAACCTGATCGTCACCGAGCAGGGCATCCGGGACGGCGTCCGCCAGGTGATCCTGCCGCTCTGGAACGTGTACAGCTTCTTCACCCTGTACACGAACGCCGCGAACGGTGGCGCCGGTTACGATGCCAAACTGCGCTACGAGGGCTACCGGGACACCCTGGACCAGTACCTGCTGGCCAACACGGGCGACCTCGTCCGCAGCATGACGGCACAGCTGGACACCTACGACATCTCCGGCGCCTGCGACTCGCTGCGCAGCTACCTGGACATGCTCACCAACTGGTACGTCCGCCGCAGCCGCCAGCGGTTCTTCGACGAGGACCAGGACGCCTTCGATGCGCTGTTCACTGCCCTGGAGACCGTCACCCGTGCCGCCGCGTCGCTGCTGCCGCTGGTTTCCGAGGAAATCTGGCGCGGCCTGACCGGCGGCCGGTCCGTGCACCTGGCCGACTGGCCGGACGCGGACCTCTTCCCCGCCAATCCCTCCCTGGTGGAAACCATGGACCGGATCCAGCAGATCTGCTCCACCGGTTCCTCGCTCCGCAAGGCAGCCAACCTGCGTGTCCGCCTGCCGCTGCAGGAGCTGACGGTTGTGGCACCCGGAGCGGACGCCCTGCAGGGTTTCGCCGCCGTCGTCGCCGATGAACTGAACCTCCGTTCCGTTCGCCTGCTGGACGCCGCCACCGCCTCCCCGGAGGAGTTCGGGATCCAGCAGAAGCTGGTGGTCAACGCCCGCGCTGCCGGGCCGCGCCTGGGCAAGAACGTCCAGGTTGCCATCAAGGGGTCCAAGTCAGGGGACTGGTCGGTGGACGACGCCGGTGTGGTCACCGCCGGCGGGCTGCAGCTGGAACCCCAGGAGTACACGCTTGAGACAGTGGTTGCCGGGTCCGGCGGTGCTTCCGCGGCTGTGGCCGTGCTGCCCGGCGGCGGCTTCGTCGTGCTGAACACGGAAGTCACGCCGGAGCTTGAAGCCGAAGGGCTGGCACGCGACATGGTGCGGGCAATCCAGCAGGCCCGCAAGGACGCCGGGCTCAACGTGAGCGACCGCATCCGTACCACCGTCACCGCTCCCGGGAACGTCGTTGATGCCCTGCTGGCCAACGCCGAACTGGTCAAGGGCGAGACACTGACGGTGGACCTGGTGGCAGAGCCGGGCACCGTGTCCGAACCCGCCGTTGCGGTTGAAAAAGTGGAGGCCTAG
- a CDS encoding folylpolyglutamate synthase/dihydrofolate synthase family protein — MSDEFSVESVYAELLGRAPENKMEPRLAPLFRAMDVLGEPNKAFPIIHVTGTNGKTSTSRMIESVLRAHGLSTGRYTSPHLSKVTERISIDGHPVSDETFVRIWDEIRPYLQIVDSELEAEGEPRLTYFECLTILGFAIFADQPVNVAIIEVGLGGITDATNVGDGQVSVVTPISLDHTDLLGDTTEDIAREKAGIIKPGGYLISAAQPLDAAQVLLEKAKEVGVPFRFEGVEFGVESRTVAVGGQVLTIQGIAGRYPDLMLPLHGAHQAQNAAVAVAALEAFFGGEKELDLDVLQEGFAAVTSPGRLEVVRTAPTIIVDAAHNPDGIKASAAALREAFTFTRLVPVVGVLKEKDAEEILREIRESLGDMAVDYCFTQSNSPRAVPAAELAELAIDLGFGEDNVHIAEKLDDALEWAVERAEANDDLSGGVLVTGSITLVAEARILLGKTEA; from the coding sequence ATGAGCGACGAATTTTCCGTGGAAAGCGTGTACGCCGAACTGCTGGGACGGGCGCCGGAAAACAAGATGGAGCCGCGGCTGGCTCCGCTGTTCCGTGCGATGGACGTGCTGGGCGAGCCCAACAAGGCGTTCCCGATCATCCATGTGACCGGAACCAACGGCAAGACGTCCACATCCAGGATGATCGAGTCCGTGCTCCGCGCCCACGGCCTGAGCACCGGACGCTACACCAGCCCGCACCTGTCCAAGGTCACCGAGCGGATCAGCATCGACGGCCATCCGGTATCCGACGAGACGTTTGTCAGGATCTGGGACGAAATCAGGCCCTACCTGCAGATTGTGGACTCGGAACTCGAAGCCGAGGGGGAGCCGAGACTGACGTACTTCGAGTGCCTCACCATCCTGGGCTTCGCCATCTTCGCTGACCAGCCGGTCAACGTGGCCATCATCGAGGTGGGTTTGGGCGGCATTACCGATGCCACCAACGTCGGCGACGGCCAGGTCTCGGTGGTGACGCCGATTTCGCTGGACCATACCGACCTCCTGGGCGACACCACGGAGGACATCGCCCGCGAAAAGGCCGGCATCATCAAGCCCGGCGGCTACCTCATCAGCGCGGCCCAGCCCCTCGATGCGGCCCAGGTGCTGCTGGAGAAGGCCAAGGAGGTGGGCGTACCGTTCCGCTTCGAGGGCGTTGAGTTCGGTGTCGAGTCACGGACGGTGGCTGTTGGCGGGCAGGTGTTGACTATCCAGGGCATCGCCGGCCGCTACCCGGACCTCATGCTGCCACTGCACGGCGCCCACCAAGCACAGAACGCTGCCGTCGCGGTGGCCGCCTTGGAGGCGTTCTTCGGCGGTGAAAAGGAACTCGACCTCGACGTGCTGCAGGAAGGCTTCGCGGCCGTCACGTCCCCCGGCCGCCTTGAGGTGGTGCGGACCGCACCCACCATCATCGTGGACGCCGCCCACAACCCCGACGGCATCAAGGCCTCCGCCGCCGCCCTGCGGGAAGCATTCACCTTCACCAGGCTGGTTCCGGTGGTGGGCGTGCTCAAGGAGAAGGACGCGGAGGAGATCCTGCGCGAAATCAGGGAGTCGCTGGGCGACATGGCAGTGGATTACTGCTTCACCCAGTCCAACTCTCCCCGGGCGGTTCCGGCCGCCGAGCTGGCGGAGCTGGCGATCGACCTGGGATTTGGCGAGGACAACGTCCACATCGCCGAAAAGCTGGACGACGCACTCGAATGGGCCGTGGAACGGGCCGAAGCCAATGACGACCTTTCCGGCGGCGTGCTGGTCACCGGCTCCATCACCCTGGTGGCAGAGGCGCGGATCCTGCTCGGAAAAACGGAGGCGTAG